The following is a genomic window from Candidatus Moraniibacteriota bacterium.
TCCTGCTCGATCATTGATCGCACAATCATTGTCAGAACACGCGCCACATCTTTCGTGGAGATACCATCGTAAACTTCGAGACGACACTGACGAAGAATGGCCTCGACATCGATATCCTTTTCTATGCCAACCATGTGATACCCGAGTGTCCGGCGGATCTTATCCAGAGAGAAAACCTCCTTTTTCCCAGAGCGTTTTGTGACAGAGAGCTCATGCTGCTCGATTTTTCGCGCAATTTCCTGTTTACGCTCTTCGCGAATCTTCGCGTGTTCGTATCGGTAAATGATATATGCTTTGGCAACATCGAAAAGCCCTTCCAGCATCAGTTCTTTCTCAGCGAAATCCTGCACATGTTCAACCGACGGCACTGCTCGAGGAAACGCCTGGAGAAGTTTCGAAGCGACCGTTTCGGAAAGCGTTCGTATAAAGGCATCGTCACTTTCGCCCCTTACTTCTGTGAAGGCGCTCTTCAAGGCGCGCTCTATTTTACTCACATCGAAATCAACGATATCTCCGTTCCGTTTCTTTATTTTTTGTGCCGTTTCGGTCATATTGAAGGGCAAGAAAGACACGGGCCGCCCCAATCCGCGCCCTTCTCGCAAGAGAAAATTAGTTTTCTGTTAACCCCCGACAGCTCCTGCCTCTACTGAAAACGACGCTCGACAACGCTCCAGTCAATCGAGCGAAAAAATGTATCAATATAGTCCGCACGTTTCAATCCGTAGTCCAACATGAAAGCATGCTCAAACACATCCATCACCAAAATAGGCACTGCCCCCGCAAGATGCCCCGCATCATGTTCATTGATCCATACATTGAAAAGCTTTCCACTCTCCACATCCTTTGCCAAAATGACCCAGCCAATCCCCCGCATCGCCCCGACAGCACGGAAATCTTTCTCCCACGCCTCAACACTGCCAAATGACTGCGCCAATGCGCCGGAAACACCACTCTCATCATGAACGAGTGGTGTACTATTCCTGGTCAAACCGCCAAAATAGAGCTCATGGAGTCGCATGCCATTCCACTCCCAACCAAAGCGCCGCTTCAACTCCGCATATTCCGGCGTCCCCATTTCCTTCGAAGACAGAAGTTCCGCAACCGCATTCGTATTCTTCACATACCCTTCGTACAACGTGAAATGATTCGAGAGAAGCGCATCACTCATCCCTTCCATCCCGAGAAGATGCGTGAAATCTTTTGGAGCGTATGGCATAGATATTTTTCTTTTTTTGAATTATTTGCAAACACGCCTCATCGCGCATGTTGATTTTCGACCACAAAACGCACCATCGCAAGTCTATATCTTCCCCACCAAATCAAGTCCTGGCTTCAGCGTCTTCGCGCCTGGTTTCCAGTTGGCAGGACATACCTCGCCGCCATGCTCGCGAACAAACTGTGCCGCGCGAAGCTTTCGCAGGATTTCCTCAGCAGAGCGTCCGATATTGTTTGAGTTTACCTCATATGACTGCAAGACACCGTCCGGATCAACGATGAACGTCCCGCGACGAGCATTTCCTTCTTCCTCGATATAAACGCCGAATTCCATCGTTAATTCCGCCGTTCGGTCGGCAATCATCGGAAATTGCACCTTCTCGATCGCTTTGGAGTGATCATGCCATGCCTTGTGTGTATATACGGTGTCCGTACTTACCCCAAACACTTCCGTATCAAGTTTCTGAAATTCTTCATAGTGATCCGCCAAGTCCTCCAGCTCGGTCGGGCAGACAAATGTGAAATCTGCCGGATAGAAGAACAAAACCACCCACTTCCCGAGAAAGTCCGAGAGCTTACTTTCCACAATCTTATCTTTGTGGTAGAGTGTTAAGTCGAAATCGGGAACCTTTTCGCCGATCTCAACGCCACATCCGTACTCATACGCCGAGTCTTCCTCGCAGCCACACAGTCCGCCACCGCAACACCCGTCTTTCTCATCATCGTATTCTTTGCTCATACACATTTCGGTTAAGTGAATAAAAAAGAGAAACCTCTCAAAATTTCGAAAAAATCGCCTGTCGTTTATTCATACTACGTGCCCATTTTTTCACTGTCAACTCTTCGCTTTTTAGCGCAAATTGTCATGGACGTTTCACACGAAAATCGGTATACCGTAACCCCTTCCATGGCGGATTTCGGGAAGCGTATCGATGTATTTTTGGCTCAGTCAAAACACTTCGAGGACATTGTCGGAAAAAAACTAAGCCGAGCGCACATATCGCGCGGCATACGAAACGGCGGGGTTCTCGCAGATGCTTCGCGCGTAAAGCCTCACACGAAACTTCTCGCCACAGAGTGTCTCACCGTATTTTCCGACAAATTCACGTCATTTCCCGATAAATTCGAACGTCAGCACAAAACGTTGGTCCCCGAACCAAGCGTTCCCATTGATATTATCCGGGAAACATCGGATTTCGTAATTATAAACAAGCCTGCCGGCATACAAGTACACCCATCAAGCACCTCGGAGTCCGGCACCGTTGCAAATTGGATCCTCGCTCACTATCCGGAAATAGCGACTATCGGAGAACCAATGCGCCCGGGCATTGTTCATCGGCTCGATCGCAATACGAGCGGCCTCCTCATTATTGCCCGCACACAGAAGTCATTCGCCGCTCTCAAAAAACTCTTCCAAAACCGTTCGATACACAAAAGCTATCTCGCCATAGTATATGGCGTCCCGCACAAGCAAGCAGGAAGCATAACAACGCCCATTGCTCGCTCAACCCGTGGCGATCGCCAGAGCGCCGCACTCCCCGGACGCCGTGTCAAAGGTGTCGCTCGCCCCGCAGAAACCAGCTACCGCATCCTCGAGACTTTCGGCAGCGTATCCCTGATCGAAGCAACGCCAAAAACCGGCCGCACGCACCAAATACGAGTACACCTTTCTT
Proteins encoded in this region:
- the ahpC gene encoding peroxiredoxin, giving the protein MSKEYDDEKDGCCGGGLCGCEEDSAYEYGCGVEIGEKVPDFDLTLYHKDKIVESKLSDFLGKWVVLFFYPADFTFVCPTELEDLADHYEEFQKLDTEVFGVSTDTVYTHKAWHDHSKAIEKVQFPMIADRTAELTMEFGVYIEEEGNARRGTFIVDPDGVLQSYEVNSNNIGRSAEEILRKLRAAQFVREHGGEVCPANWKPGAKTLKPGLDLVGKI
- a CDS encoding Fe-Mn family superoxide dismutase yields the protein MPYAPKDFTHLLGMEGMSDALLSNHFTLYEGYVKNTNAVAELLSSKEMGTPEYAELKRRFGWEWNGMRLHELYFGGLTRNSTPLVHDESGVSGALAQSFGSVEAWEKDFRAVGAMRGIGWVILAKDVESGKLFNVWINEHDAGHLAGAVPILVMDVFEHAFMLDYGLKRADYIDTFFRSIDWSVVERRFQ
- a CDS encoding RluA family pseudouridine synthase gives rise to the protein MDVSHENRYTVTPSMADFGKRIDVFLAQSKHFEDIVGKKLSRAHISRGIRNGGVLADASRVKPHTKLLATECLTVFSDKFTSFPDKFERQHKTLVPEPSVPIDIIRETSDFVIINKPAGIQVHPSSTSESGTVANWILAHYPEIATIGEPMRPGIVHRLDRNTSGLLIIARTQKSFAALKKLFQNRSIHKSYLAIVYGVPHKQAGSITTPIARSTRGDRQSAALPGRRVKGVARPAETSYRILETFGSVSLIEATPKTGRTHQIRVHLSSIGHPVIGDCLYASRSSRTIAPLPERHLLHAAQLSFRLFEQDYSFSAPIPDDFSNWQELYKSEKVR